The stretch of DNA GACCTGCGACCCCAAGTGCGTAAGTTCTGGAGCAGCCAGGGCGAACTCTCCCAGCTATTCCTAAACAAAGAAGTCACAATGGCCTGGGCCTGGCCGGTCACGATTGAGGAACTAAAGCGGGCCGACTTTCCGATAGGAGCCACCATTCCCCAAGAAGGGGCGACGGGCTGGAGCGATTCTTGGATGCTGATGAAGGGATCTAAAAACGCTGACATTGCCCATGCCTGGATGAATTACATGCTCACTGGGCCCGCTCAAAAGGCGATGTCTGATGTGACTGGCTACTGGCCTGTATCTAGCCAGGTGCTGCCGCTCCTGAGTGAGGAGAAGATTGCTGACTGGCACCTAGATGATTTAGAGAACTACTACAGCAATATCTACTTCTGGGAAACAGTGCCCAACTATGATGAATGGGTCGCCCTCTGGAATGAGTTCCGAGGACAGTAGATGGGGTTTGAATCATAATTGATGCAGTGTTCTATTGCTTAGTTTGGGTTCTAACCAGGCATGACTCAACTGGGCAATCCTTGAGTTAGAAGCAATGACGGTAGCTACTAATCGTTTCACGTTTGACGAGTATCTGCACTACGAAGATGGCGCAGATACTCGCTATGAGTTAGTTAATGGTGAACTGGTACCCATGAGTTTGGGCAGTGGGCTACATGGCGAAATCATGCATTTCCTTGAGCGTAGCTTTGAGCAAACTATTCAACAGCAGGCACTACCTTGGGTCGCTCGAAAAGGCGTTATTGGCGTGCGATCGCCTCAGCGGGGCCGCTGGGATACCTCTCGGATTCCAGACGTCACTGTACTGCCGCTTGAACAATGGAGGCTGCTCCGCAATCGAGAATCTGTTATTGAGTTGACAGATCCTCCGCCGCTTCTAGTCGTTGAAGTAGTAAGTGAATCTACAAAAAGTGTTGATTACCGTGCTAAGCGCTCTGAATATGGAGTATTAGGCATTCCTGAATACTGGATTGTGGACCCCTTGGAACAAAAAATTACGCTCTGCGTATTGATTGAAGGTTTCTACGATGCTTTAACAGTTTCAGGAGCACAGACGATGGCATCAACAACTTTCCCAACGTTAGATTTAACTGCTGAGAAAATTCTCAACCCAGACACCTAAATCCACCCTTTCGGGTGACCTTCCAACCTCAGATTACTCAACATCTTCTCAATTGGCTTTTACCCTGAGAGTAGATGCGTTAATTTGTGCCTATGTTAAACGCTCTTAACAAAGTGAGTCAACTGCTAGAGGCCAAACAGGAAAACCGTTTGGGAGACTTTGCCATTCTCAAGTCAGACCTTTTTGGAGCAAAGGTAAACCCAAAAGTTGCCTCTCTTTTGGAGCCAGTTATTGGCTATTACCCCCCTATCGATCTAGACAACTTAATGCAGTATCCGGCAGGCACCTTTGGCTATGAGTACGCCCATCATATGAAGGAGAATGGCCTCACGCCTCTTAACGTTAGCCCTGAGTTGGGCGAGGTTGCACGCCGGAATGTATTTGCCCTGCGCTATGCCGTAACCCATGACATTATTCATGTGCTGCTGGGGTTTGACACGAGCTATGCGGGCGAGATTGGGGTGCTGGCTTTTGCAGCGGAGCAGGGTTATAGTCCTTCTCTACGATTTAGCTTGCAGCTAGCGCGGTGGCTTTACCCGCTGATTGCGCCAGGGCAGAAAGCTGCGATCGCAACCAACACCCGCAAAGGCCGCAACCTGGCTCAACAGGCCAAATTTCTCCTAGGCTATCGCTTTGAGGAGCACTGGCAGGAAGCTATTGGAGAGGTGCGATCGCAATTAGGCCTGCCGCCTCACCCCGAAGCCCTCTAACCCGTTAAGTATGACTGCTATTTTTCCATTTTTGCCTGCCGCAAAGAAACCTGCTTCGACATTTTGGGCAACTTTCCTGCCGCCCTTTGTGTGGATGGCAGGGTTCTACTTTTTGCCGCTAACGATCTTACTGAGCTACGCCTTCTTTCGGCACGAATATGTCGATATCATTCCTGAGTTTACCTGGGAGAACTTTGGGCAAATTCTCAGCAATATTGGCTATCGAAATACGCTGGGAAGAACCCTAAGCATTGCCGCCTTGGTGACTGGAATTGATCTAATGTTGGCCTTTCCGGTAGCGGCGTATCTGGTATTTTATGCAGGCAAATTCAAGCAAACCCTGACGCTCTTGATTTTGCTGCCGCTGTGGTCCAGCTATTTGGTGCGGGTCTTTGCGTGGCGCATCATTCTCGGCTACAACGGGGTGCTCAATAGCCTGTTGGTGTGGCTGGGGGTCTTGAACGAACCCTCGGCACTGTTTCTCTACAACAAGTTTTCGATGGTGATCACGCTCTGCTACGTGTGGCTGCCGTTTATGATTTTGCCTCTAATAACTGCCTTTGAAAGGCTGCCCAAAAATCTGCTGGAAGCCTCTTCCGACCTAGGTGCACCGCCGACCTACACCTTTAGGCGGGTAATGTTGCCGCTGGTGCTGCCAGGAATGTTGGCGGGGGGGCTATCAGTGTTCAGCCTGACAATGGGCGACTACATCACAGCGTCGCTGGTGGGTGGGGCAGGGGATATTCTAGTGGGCAACATTGTGGCTAGCCAGTTTGGCGTAGCGGCCAACTGGCCTCTGGGATCTGCCTTTGCCGTGGTGGTGCTGCTGGTGTTGTTTGGACTGATTGCCGTGATGGCCAAACGCGGGGTTTTAGAAAACCTGTAGCAATCAGACGATCACAATGCCGGTTGCCCTAGCTGCACGAACAGCGGCTCCTCCAGCTGCTGATATTTTCCGGCCAGCACAGCAGCTAGATAGGCCAGCAATTGCTGACACTGATCGGTGTTGGGCACATAAATTTGGCCATTTTGGCGAGTGAAGAGGGGGGCCTGGTTGAGCGATCGCACCGTCTCCTCCTCAAGTGAGCTTGCGCTTAGGGGCGGCACATCATTGACACTAGGCACCAGCCCAGGGGGCAGGCGGCCCTCTAGCAGGGCGATCAGATGCAGCTCACAAGCCTGGGTGTTGACGCCTCGCTGCTCTAACAGGTGCAAGATGCCGGTTAGCGGCAGGGGCTGATCGGGGAAAGTCCGCACCAGCTCCATCAGCAAAAAGTTGTCGCTGTACTGATGGCGGATCAGGTCCAGCACCTGAGGATAGCGCACCAAGTTGACCAACCCATAGGCCACCCGGCTACAGCTTGGGGGGCGGTTATTTGGATAGGTGTCTTGAATGATGGTGGCATTCGGGAACTTCTGTCGCAGCCAACGAGTAATCGAGGGCAGCGAAGCCGTACCCCCTGTACAGATCACCTGGTTAACGCTCTGGGCCGACTGTCCGCTCTGGCTCATCAGTCGGTTCAAGTGACCATTGATGCGCTGAATATAGGGCAGCACAATGCGATTTTCTAAGTCTTTACGGCGAACCATCCACCGCTGATCGGCCAGCTTCAGCTCAAACTGGTTTTGGTGCTGCAGAATGAGTTTTAGATGGCGGGCCGCCTCTAGCACGCTCTGGCCCAGCAGAGAGCTTTCCAGCCGCTGCTGCAGCCGGTAGCGCAGAGCTGGATCTGGCTCAGCAATGCGGGGC from Pseudanabaena sp. FACHB-2040 encodes:
- a CDS encoding Uma2 family endonuclease; protein product: MTVATNRFTFDEYLHYEDGADTRYELVNGELVPMSLGSGLHGEIMHFLERSFEQTIQQQALPWVARKGVIGVRSPQRGRWDTSRIPDVTVLPLEQWRLLRNRESVIELTDPPPLLVVEVVSESTKSVDYRAKRSEYGVLGIPEYWIVDPLEQKITLCVLIEGFYDALTVSGAQTMASTTFPTLDLTAEKILNPDT
- a CDS encoding Coq4 family protein gives rise to the protein MLNALNKVSQLLEAKQENRLGDFAILKSDLFGAKVNPKVASLLEPVIGYYPPIDLDNLMQYPAGTFGYEYAHHMKENGLTPLNVSPELGEVARRNVFALRYAVTHDIIHVLLGFDTSYAGEIGVLAFAAEQGYSPSLRFSLQLARWLYPLIAPGQKAAIATNTRKGRNLAQQAKFLLGYRFEEHWQEAIGEVRSQLGLPPHPEAL
- a CDS encoding ABC transporter permease; translated protein: MTAIFPFLPAAKKPASTFWATFLPPFVWMAGFYFLPLTILLSYAFFRHEYVDIIPEFTWENFGQILSNIGYRNTLGRTLSIAALVTGIDLMLAFPVAAYLVFYAGKFKQTLTLLILLPLWSSYLVRVFAWRIILGYNGVLNSLLVWLGVLNEPSALFLYNKFSMVITLCYVWLPFMILPLITAFERLPKNLLEASSDLGAPPTYTFRRVMLPLVLPGMLAGGLSVFSLTMGDYITASLVGGAGDILVGNIVASQFGVAANWPLGSAFAVVVLLVLFGLIAVMAKRGVLENL